In Colwellia sp. PAMC 20917, a single genomic region encodes these proteins:
- a CDS encoding TetR family transcriptional regulator: protein MTNPVKESKAHKAVRMAIIRIEKGRPNVVDKKRKISVSSVAEEAGVTRNTINRDCPDLHTRIQGLMNKEVREQLKLKQIELNKFKERNKDLRHEVEELKTMLSVKQSKNATLMQKNGRLNAQKAKNSNVVTLM from the coding sequence ATGACTAATCCAGTGAAAGAATCTAAAGCACATAAAGCAGTTCGAATGGCTATAATTAGGATTGAAAAAGGCAGACCTAACGTAGTAGATAAAAAACGTAAAATAAGTGTATCTTCTGTAGCTGAAGAAGCTGGAGTGACTCGTAATACCATTAATCGTGATTGCCCTGATTTACATACTAGAATTCAGGGGCTTATGAATAAAGAAGTTAGAGAGCAGCTTAAGCTTAAGCAAATAGAGCTAAACAAGTTCAAAGAGCGTAATAAGGATTTGAGACATGAGGTTGAAGAATTGAAAACAATGCTTTCGGTTAAACAGTCTAAGAACGCAACGTTGATGCAAAAAAACGGTAGATTAAACGCACAGAAAGCGAAAAACAGTAACGTAGTTACTCTGATGTAA
- a CDS encoding outer membrane beta-barrel protein, with product MKKSLISTVLLLASSTVFAETEYPTNPILRPLTLTDGTIAVSGALAWGQEKDERHAALNLNLGYGLTDNLTIGLNGISYRLLARPDNEAGLELAVGLGLRGFQESTINGDSVAYGTDLKGKYVFDKNLAMIFSLGYVKWDEEKLQNKDEYRYSVGVQTHLAKDWTANINYTYRDLKDFQQKSAHEVSLGVNYNYSKQTDLGMFVGYSNFDAQENGYQYDNNFDRVAGVYATYRF from the coding sequence ATGAAAAAATCACTTATTAGCACGGTATTACTTTTAGCTTCATCGACTGTTTTTGCAGAAACTGAATATCCTACCAATCCAATATTAAGACCTTTAACATTAACTGATGGCACCATTGCCGTCAGTGGAGCCTTAGCGTGGGGACAAGAGAAGGATGAAAGACACGCAGCGCTAAATTTAAATCTGGGCTACGGTTTGACTGACAATTTAACGATTGGTTTAAATGGTATTAGTTACCGACTTTTAGCTCGCCCTGACAATGAAGCCGGCCTTGAGTTAGCGGTTGGATTAGGTTTAAGGGGCTTTCAAGAGTCAACCATTAATGGAGATTCTGTTGCTTATGGTACTGACTTAAAGGGTAAGTATGTCTTTGATAAAAACTTAGCGATGATTTTTTCTTTAGGTTATGTAAAGTGGGATGAAGAGAAGCTACAAAATAAAGATGAATACCGTTACTCTGTTGGTGTGCAAACTCACTTAGCGAAAGATTGGACGGCTAACATTAACTATACTTATCGAGATTTAAAAGACTTTCAGCAAAAGTCCGCTCATGAAGTTAGTCTTGGTGTTAATTATAATTACAGCAAACAGACCGACCTTGGGATGTTTGTTGGTTATTCAAACTTTGATGCGCAAGAAAATGGTTATCAATATGATAATAATTTTGATCGTGTGGCTGGTGTTTACGCTACCTATCGTTTTTAA
- a CDS encoding SOS response-associated peptidase family protein, with protein MCGRLNTTFDSGVKKLYTRLKINKVIDRPIDRRFVKAADTVSIVRNVGQQRRVESAMWWLLLDQTENDFKPSRFTSFNTRFDKLNTPQSAGYQAYRSARCIIAVKGFGETEFVDKKPIHYFDIQAESGGLILGGLYRTWQHNKTGEIKLSCSVITLPAHEKLKHIHSKAMPLILPQNSSLVDKWLDPQCDELDQFEHLLQPRLPQSLIAHQIDKPMTHRPISLPQTIPYD; from the coding sequence ATGTGTGGTCGGTTAAATACGACGTTTGATAGCGGTGTAAAAAAGCTATATACCCGCTTAAAAATAAATAAGGTTATCGATAGGCCGATTGATCGTCGCTTTGTTAAAGCTGCAGACACTGTTTCCATTGTGAGGAATGTGGGTCAACAACGCCGAGTAGAAAGTGCTATGTGGTGGTTATTATTAGATCAAACTGAAAATGACTTTAAACCCTCTCGGTTTACTTCATTTAATACCCGATTTGATAAGCTTAATACTCCCCAAAGTGCTGGTTATCAGGCATATCGGAGTGCTAGGTGTATTATTGCCGTTAAAGGCTTTGGTGAAACTGAATTTGTCGATAAAAAGCCGATTCACTACTTTGATATACAAGCAGAATCTGGCGGTTTAATATTGGGGGGCTTGTATAGAACATGGCAGCACAATAAAACGGGTGAAATAAAACTGAGTTGCTCGGTGATAACGCTGCCGGCACATGAAAAATTAAAACATATCCACAGCAAAGCCATGCCACTGATACTCCCGCAAAATTCATCACTCGTAGACAAGTGGTTAGATCCACAATGTGATGAACTTGATCAATTTGAACATCTGTTACAGCCGCGTTTACCTCAGTCTTTGATTGCCCATCAAATTGATAAACCCATGACTCATCGGCCAATTTCTTTGCCGCAAACCATTCCTTATGATTGA
- a CDS encoding methyltransferase, with translation MMSSSKACKTMLAEIDAHEKGPLIDLGSGWGTLVIAVAQKYPNQQVIGYELSWFPWLVSKILKHSLRLDNLTLFRKDFKNADLSTASTLVCYLFPEGMVALQEKLVDEVFNKVTIVSNTFALPLCQPTRVIRLRDFYQTPIYVYHWQPK, from the coding sequence ATGATGAGTTCAAGCAAAGCGTGCAAAACCATGCTTGCTGAAATAGATGCGCATGAAAAAGGGCCTTTAATTGATCTAGGCTCTGGTTGGGGTACGCTGGTTATAGCTGTTGCCCAGAAATACCCCAATCAGCAAGTTATCGGCTACGAGTTATCTTGGTTTCCGTGGTTGGTTTCAAAAATTTTGAAACACAGTTTACGTTTAGATAACCTTACTCTCTTTCGTAAAGACTTTAAAAACGCTGATCTCAGTACTGCCTCGACCCTAGTTTGTTACCTTTTTCCTGAAGGCATGGTCGCTCTTCAAGAAAAATTAGTAGATGAAGTCTTTAATAAGGTTACTATTGTGAGTAACACCTTCGCCTTACCTTTATGTCAACCAACAAGAGTCATCAGGCTTAGAGATTTCTACCAAACACCTATTTACGTATATCATTGGCAACCAAAGTGA
- a CDS encoding biotin-dependent carboxyltransferase family protein, whose translation MISQSKASSRRPAINLGFIVKRPGMLSLVQDEGRYGAFNVGLTNGGPIDKLAFHWANRLCNNALNVSAVEVSVGGFAIIAQVDAVIAVTGADMPLTINGQVKTLWRSYQVKAGDLIELGFTNLGMRSYLAVAGGFNITPSFGSTATVCREGIGGLKGKKLAANDILPCLTTKSSQLVSLSIEDQPKYSQEVLLRIIPSYQQHHFCVEQQKLFFSSEYSVSKSFDRMGYRLEGQKIVSDINGILSEGICHGAVQIPSDGQPIVLMNDRQTIGGYPKIGAVISLDTAKLGQLSQGGKVRFASITMEKARELILEDLSLFEQTQVSVCN comes from the coding sequence ATGATTAGTCAAAGTAAAGCTTCTTCAAGAAGACCGGCAATAAACTTAGGTTTTATTGTTAAACGACCAGGCATGTTAAGTCTTGTTCAAGATGAGGGGCGTTATGGTGCTTTTAATGTCGGTTTAACCAACGGTGGTCCGATTGATAAGCTGGCTTTTCACTGGGCAAACCGCTTATGTAATAATGCCCTTAATGTTAGTGCTGTTGAAGTCAGTGTTGGTGGTTTTGCCATCATTGCACAAGTAGATGCTGTTATTGCCGTAACCGGCGCTGACATGCCATTAACCATTAACGGTCAAGTAAAAACGTTATGGCGCAGTTATCAAGTGAAAGCCGGTGACTTAATCGAACTAGGTTTTACTAACCTTGGTATGCGAAGTTATTTGGCTGTTGCTGGTGGTTTTAATATAACACCCAGTTTTGGCAGCACTGCAACCGTTTGCCGTGAAGGTATCGGGGGATTAAAGGGCAAAAAATTAGCCGCGAACGATATACTCCCTTGTCTAACAACAAAAAGTTCTCAATTAGTTAGTTTATCTATAGAAGACCAACCTAAATATAGCCAAGAAGTACTGCTGCGTATTATTCCTAGTTATCAGCAACATCATTTTTGTGTAGAACAGCAAAAATTGTTTTTTTCAAGTGAATATAGCGTAAGTAAAAGCTTTGATCGGATGGGGTATCGTTTAGAAGGTCAAAAAATCGTCTCTGATATTAACGGCATATTATCAGAGGGTATTTGTCATGGTGCCGTGCAAATTCCTAGCGATGGCCAGCCAATTGTCTTGATGAATGATCGTCAAACAATTGGTGGCTATCCTAAAATCGGTGCCGTTATATCCCTTGATACCGCCAAATTAGGTCAGTTATCTCAAGGTGGTAAAGTACGCTTTGCGTCTATTACGATGGAAAAGGCACGTGAGCTTATCCTCGAAGATTTAAGCTTATTTGAGCAAACCCAAGTTAGCGTATGTAATTAA
- the pxpB gene encoding 5-oxoprolinase subunit PxpB, producing the protein MSATFKIEIAGENSLILYFDDPVNDEVAAKVQQAQWLIRQEMSNDIIDLIPSYTSILVVFNLYNIDHHQITNKLQKLLINLPIINNNQGALIELPVYYASESGPDLAAMAKSKDLTIEQIITLHQQQEYNVYAIGFAPGFAYLGEVDQRIAMPRLSTPRIKVPKGAVGIADRQTAVYPSTSPGGWNIIGLCPIEMFNANKTPTMPVQVGDRVKFKAISKDEFFALGGVLGATYD; encoded by the coding sequence ATGTCAGCAACATTTAAAATAGAAATTGCCGGTGAAAACAGCTTGATCCTTTATTTTGACGACCCCGTTAATGATGAAGTTGCCGCAAAAGTACAGCAAGCACAATGGCTGATCAGGCAAGAGATGAGCAATGATATTATTGATCTAATACCATCTTATACTTCAATATTAGTGGTATTTAATTTATACAATATAGACCATCATCAGATCACTAACAAATTGCAAAAGCTATTAATAAACTTACCAATAATTAATAATAATCAAGGGGCACTCATCGAGTTACCTGTCTATTATGCAAGCGAGTCAGGACCCGATTTAGCGGCTATGGCTAAATCTAAAGACTTAACCATAGAGCAAATAATTACCCTACATCAGCAACAAGAATATAACGTTTATGCGATTGGCTTTGCACCAGGTTTTGCTTATTTAGGCGAAGTTGATCAGCGTATTGCGATGCCTAGATTAAGTACTCCTCGTATAAAAGTGCCTAAAGGGGCTGTTGGTATTGCTGACAGGCAAACAGCTGTTTATCCAAGTACTTCTCCTGGTGGTTGGAATATTATTGGTCTTTGCCCTATTGAAATGTTTAACGCCAATAAAACGCCAACAATGCCCGTTCAAGTAGGTGATAGGGTTAAATTTAAAGCGATTTCCAAAGATGAATTTTTTGCACTAGGTGGTGTATTAGGTGCAACATATGATTAG
- a CDS encoding 5-oxoprolinase subunit PxpA codes for MKLNCDLGESFGSWNLGSDAKVMPHIDQANIACGFHAGDPLVMQKTLQLAKQHNVSVGAHPSYPDLVGFGRRSMKCSTEEIIALVLYQVAAIDGVAQSLDIELSYVKPHGALYNDMMTNIEVREAILSAIAQYHKPLKLMIQASSNIKKHRAQAEKFSVEILTEAFADRCYNDDGSLLSRNITGAVHNREKMIAQVKLLKEQSSVITINGKRLPLEVDSLCVHGDNLEGVEAIAIIRELIR; via the coding sequence ATGAAGTTAAATTGCGATCTCGGCGAAAGTTTTGGCTCTTGGAATTTGGGCTCAGACGCAAAAGTAATGCCGCACATTGATCAGGCAAATATTGCTTGTGGCTTTCATGCCGGCGATCCTTTGGTCATGCAAAAAACATTACAATTAGCTAAGCAGCACAACGTTAGTGTTGGCGCTCATCCTAGTTACCCTGATTTAGTTGGTTTTGGTCGTCGCTCAATGAAGTGCTCCACAGAAGAAATTATTGCGTTAGTTTTATATCAGGTAGCGGCTATTGATGGCGTAGCTCAGTCTTTAGATATTGAGCTTAGTTATGTAAAACCTCATGGTGCACTATATAACGACATGATGACTAATATTGAAGTGCGCGAGGCGATACTTTCAGCCATAGCCCAATATCACAAACCACTTAAGCTAATGATACAAGCAAGCTCAAATATTAAAAAACATCGCGCTCAAGCAGAAAAATTTAGCGTAGAAATACTCACTGAAGCCTTTGCTGACAGATGCTACAACGATGATGGCAGCTTGTTATCACGCAACATAACAGGTGCGGTGCATAATAGAGAAAAAATGATCGCACAAGTTAAACTATTAAAAGAGCAAAGCAGTGTCATCACTATTAATGGTAAGCGCTTACCTTTAGAAGTAGACAGCTTGTGTGTGCACGGTGACAACCTCGAGGGCGTAGAAGCAATAGCCATTATTAGGGAGCTTATTCGTTAA
- a CDS encoding substrate-binding periplasmic protein yields the protein MSYKYLLLIVFSWSLQVGANDTINIASDEWCPYICNEDNKPGILIEIINEIAEAQGYDVNFTLMPLDRSLRLLQQSKLDMVLALTKEHIEAFDLRQSQEVYGGLYNDFYVSNETQWKFSTVENLKNFIEQGNILGLINGYEYGSAVSRLKETSGEFIFLASGDKPLSSALKMLSKQRITVLLDSRFNVEYEIQDKKITNLQYAGTQGIFVPLYIGFAPDTTLNYISTFDKGLIKLRTKGQLSKILQRYGISDWHSKK from the coding sequence ATGTCGTATAAATATCTATTATTGATTGTTTTTTCATGGTCATTACAAGTTGGGGCAAATGACACCATAAACATTGCTTCAGACGAATGGTGTCCTTACATTTGTAATGAAGATAATAAGCCAGGTATATTAATTGAAATCATCAATGAAATTGCTGAAGCTCAAGGCTATGATGTTAACTTTACCCTTATGCCGCTGGATCGTTCATTAAGGCTACTTCAACAATCAAAATTAGACATGGTCCTTGCTTTAACAAAAGAACACATTGAAGCTTTTGATTTAAGGCAAAGCCAAGAAGTTTATGGCGGCTTGTATAATGACTTTTATGTTAGTAACGAAACTCAATGGAAATTTTCTACTGTAGAAAACCTTAAAAACTTTATTGAACAAGGCAATATTCTTGGGCTCATCAATGGCTATGAATACGGAAGTGCAGTGAGTCGCCTAAAAGAAACCTCGGGTGAATTTATATTTTTAGCTTCGGGAGATAAGCCATTATCCAGTGCTTTAAAAATGCTCAGTAAGCAGCGAATAACTGTGCTGCTTGATTCTCGTTTTAATGTTGAATATGAAATTCAGGATAAAAAAATCACTAACTTACAATATGCCGGTACCCAAGGCATATTTGTTCCTCTTTATATCGGCTTTGCGCCTGACACTACCCTTAACTATATTAGTACCTTTGATAAAGGCTTAATAAAACTAAGAACAAAAGGACAATTGTCAAAAATATTACAGCGTTATGGTATCTCAGATTGGCACTCAAAAAAGTAG